The Pukyongia salina genome segment CCCTGGACCAGGCCGAATCTCAGCTGGAAGAGACAAAACAAAATATTCAGCTTGAGTACGCCTCTGCCTTAAATACCTATCAATTTCAGTTGGAGAATTACCAGAATTCGAAGAAAAACTTACAACTAGCCGAACGCATTGAGCAGAAGAACCAAATTAAATTCACAGAAGGGCTTGCTTCGAGTTTCGAACTACGGCAGGCACAAACACAATTATACACTGCCCAGCAGCAATATATCCAATCGATGCTGGACATCATTAATGCAAAGACAGAATTGGAAACCGTTCTTAACATACCTCAACTAAAAAACTAATAACACCACACAACATTTAAAATGAAAAAACTAACTATTTCTCTGTTGCTTCTTATCGTTATCACCTCTTGCGGAGGTGATGGTAAATCTGTGGAAGCTATCATCGAATCCGGTTCGCTGGAAGACATAAGGGCCAAACGTGCAGAATTTGTTACCCAACAGCAGGAGATCAATTCTCAACTGGAACAGATCGACGCGGCCATCGCAAAGCTGGATACCGTGAAAAAATTACCCCTGGTAACCACCTTTAAAGCGCTAGCCCGGGATTTCGATCATTTTCTGGAGATTCAGGGCGACGTAGACACCAAATTGAACATAGTTCTCTACCCGGAATACAACGGGGTTTTATCCAGGGTTTATGTGAAGGATGGACAAAAAGTAGTGAAAGGTCAACTATTGGCGTCGATAGACGACGGGGGGTTGTCTCAACAACTTGCACAAATGGAAGTACAAGCCAATCTGGCAAAAACCACCTTCGAACGCCAGGAGCGACTTTGGAACCAGAAGATAGGTAGTGAGATCCAGTATTTACAGGCTAAAACCAACTACGAAGCACAGCAAAATGCAGTAAACCAAATGAAGGCACAGCTAGGAAAAACTACCATTAGAGCTCCTTTTTCAGGTATAGTGGATGATATCATCACTGAACAGGGAACGGTGGTAAGCGCCGGCCAGACTCCGGTTATTCGTTTGGTAAACCTAAACGACATGTATATAAGTGCAGAAATCCCGGAAGTATATCTGGGCAGTGTTTCGGAAGGAAAGGATGTTGAGGTGTTTTTCCCGGTACTTGGTGATACAGTTAACGCCAAGGTAAGACAGGTAGGGAATTATATTAACCCAACTAACCGAACTTTTAAGATAGAAGTAAATGTTCCTAACCAGAACAAAAAAATAAAGCCAAATCTAACGGCTAAATTAAAGATCAATGATTATAGCAATCCGGAGGCTATCCTAATTCCTCAAAGTGTTTTGTCTGAAAACGCAAATGGCGATCAATACGTCTACGTGGCGAGTAATATGAACGGAGAAAATGAAGCGGTGGCAAAACGAACTTTTGTAAATACCGGAAAGACTCAGGGAGATTATGTTGAAATACTTGATGGGATCTCCAATGGGGATACGGTAGTACGTGAAGGTGCACGAAGCGTAAAAGACGGGCAATCCATAAAAATCTTAAAGGTAGAAGTCGATGAGTAAGAAGAAATTACAAGTAAACAAGGAATTTGGTCTTTCTTCTTGGGCAATTGAGAATAAAACGACCATCTATGTGATGATCGCGATTATACTATTCCTTGGCGGGTCTGCCTATTTCGATATGCCACGGGAAAGCTTTCCGGAAATAAAGGAGACCAAGATCTATATAAGTACTCCTTATCCCGGTAATACTGCCGAGGATATAGAACGACTTATCATCGATCCACTGGAGGACCGTCTGAAAAATATTAGCAATGTAGTAGAGATCGTATCAACCTCACAGGAGGATTATGGGATTATCACGGTTGAATTTGATGAAGATATTACCGTTGAAGAAGCCAAGTTGAAGGTTAAGGATGAAGTAGATAGTGAAAAGGCAGGAGAAGATTGGCCTACTTTTAATAATGCCAAGGTAGAACCCAACGTGTTCGACCTCAATTTTTCGGAAGAAACCCCCATTAGTAATATTAACATTAAAGGAAATTATCCAACCACCAAGTTAAAGGAGTATGCCGAATACCTGGAAGATAAGATAGAAGATCTTCCTGAGATCAAACAGGCAGATATTCGAGGAGCCCAGGAAAAGGAGGTGGAAGTAGCCGTAGATGTGTATAAAATGATGGCGGCCAAGGTAAGTTTCGACGATGTTATCAACGCCATTCGAAACGGCAATGTAACCATGTCTGCTGGGAACCTTGTAACCAGTGGGCAGAGACGTACCATTCGTTTACTTGGTGAAGTAGAAACCCCGAACGAGCTTGATAATTTTGTTGTAAAATCTGAAAACGGCGCTGTCTATTTAAAGGATATAGCCACGGTTAGATTCAAAGAAGAAGAGAAAACAACCTACGCTCGCGAATTTGGAACCGGGGTGGTGATGCTAGATGTGAAGAAACGAGCGGGTAAAAATATGGTGGAGGCAGCAAGAAAGATTGAAACTATTGTAGAAGAGGCTCGTGAAAATGTATTTCCACAGGATGTCGAGGTTACAATCGCAAACGATCAGTCTGCAAAAACCATTAACCAGGTAGATGATCTGGTAAACAACATCATCTTTGGGATCATCCTGGTGGTAACTGTACTGATGTTCTTCCTCGGTTTCCGGAATGCCCTCTTTGTAGGATTTGCCATCCCTATGTCGATGTTCATGTCGTTCATGATATTGTCCGGGCTGGGATATACTATGAACACTATGATTCTTTTTGCCTTGATCATGGGGCTGGGAATGCTGGTGGATAATGGGATTGTGGTTGTGGAGAATGTGTACAGGCTAATGGATGAGGAAGGCATGTCCCGCATTCAGGCGGCAAAAAAAGGAATAGGAGAAATTGCCTTTCCAATAATTATTTCTACAGCGACTACAGTGGCTGCCTTTGTTCCGTTAGGGCTTTGGCCTGGTGTAATGGGTGAGTTTATGATCTATTTCCCGATCACCTTATCGGTTGTTCTGGGATCCTCTCTTTTCGTAGCTATTTTCTTTAATTCCATGCTTGTTTCTCAATTTATGGAAACCGATGAGAAGAATTTAACCCGAAAGCAGCTTATTAGGATCTCTATTATTTTAGGTGGTTTTGGAACCCTGATCCTAATATTTGGAGGTCCAATGCGTGGCTTAGGATCACTCATGATCGTTGTGGCGATCATGTTCTGGATATATCGTTATTTTCTAAAACGGGCAGCTTTGTATTTCCAGCGAAATATTTTAAGCTGGATGGAACGGAAATACACAAATTTTCTTTCGCGAGCGTTAACCGGGTGGCGATCTGTAGGTTTTGTGGTGGGCACATTTCTACTGTTGTTTATTGTTTTTGGATTGTTTGGTGCATCTATTGGAAGTCAGCGAACCAGTGTTGAGTTCTTCCCAGACAATAAGCCAAACCAGATCGTGGTGTATATTGAGTATCCACAGGGAACCGATATCAACAAAACGAATGCTATCACCAAGGAAATAGAACAACGCGTGTATGACGTCCTCAATGAAGGAACGTATATGGATGAGGGCTACAATTATATGGTTGAATCTGCTGTTTCCCAGGTTGGTGAAGGTGCAGGAAATCCACAGACAGATGGAGGATCTGCTGCCGAAATGCCTCATAGGGGTAAGATAACCGCTACTTTACGTGAATATAAATTTAGGCGGGGTGAAGATTCTGAATTGCTTCGGAAGAAAGTACAGGAATCTCTCAAGGGTATTTATCCCGGAGTTGCGATCTCTGTTGAAAAGGACATGGTAGGGCCACCAGTAGGTTACCCCATTAATATTGAGATCGAAGGTGAGGATTATGACGAGTTGATCCAAACCGCCGAAGAAATGCGGAATTTCATCAATACCAAGAACATAGCCGGGATCGATGAATTAAAGATAGATGTTAATAAGGGTAAACCTGCCATGCAGGTATATGTAGACCGCGAAAAAGCCGGGGAATTGGGCGTTGCAGCCGGACAAGTAGCTACCCAGCTAAGACGATCCCTGTTTGGAGAAAAGGCAGGAGTTTATAAGAAAGATGGAGAAGACTACGACATCTATGTTCGGTTCAATGAAGATATCAAATACAACAAAAGTGCGTTGTTCAACCAGAACATTATTTTCCGGGATCAGGCTACAGGGCAGATCAAAGAAATTCCTGTTTCTGCTGTAACCAGCGAAAAGAACACCTCA includes the following:
- a CDS encoding efflux RND transporter periplasmic adaptor subunit encodes the protein MKKLTISLLLLIVITSCGGDGKSVEAIIESGSLEDIRAKRAEFVTQQQEINSQLEQIDAAIAKLDTVKKLPLVTTFKALARDFDHFLEIQGDVDTKLNIVLYPEYNGVLSRVYVKDGQKVVKGQLLASIDDGGLSQQLAQMEVQANLAKTTFERQERLWNQKIGSEIQYLQAKTNYEAQQNAVNQMKAQLGKTTIRAPFSGIVDDIITEQGTVVSAGQTPVIRLVNLNDMYISAEIPEVYLGSVSEGKDVEVFFPVLGDTVNAKVRQVGNYINPTNRTFKIEVNVPNQNKKIKPNLTAKLKINDYSNPEAILIPQSVLSENANGDQYVYVASNMNGENEAVAKRTFVNTGKTQGDYVEILDGISNGDTVVREGARSVKDGQSIKILKVEVDE
- a CDS encoding efflux RND transporter permease subunit; translated protein: MSKKKLQVNKEFGLSSWAIENKTTIYVMIAIILFLGGSAYFDMPRESFPEIKETKIYISTPYPGNTAEDIERLIIDPLEDRLKNISNVVEIVSTSQEDYGIITVEFDEDITVEEAKLKVKDEVDSEKAGEDWPTFNNAKVEPNVFDLNFSEETPISNINIKGNYPTTKLKEYAEYLEDKIEDLPEIKQADIRGAQEKEVEVAVDVYKMMAAKVSFDDVINAIRNGNVTMSAGNLVTSGQRRTIRLLGEVETPNELDNFVVKSENGAVYLKDIATVRFKEEEKTTYAREFGTGVVMLDVKKRAGKNMVEAARKIETIVEEARENVFPQDVEVTIANDQSAKTINQVDDLVNNIIFGIILVVTVLMFFLGFRNALFVGFAIPMSMFMSFMILSGLGYTMNTMILFALIMGLGMLVDNGIVVVENVYRLMDEEGMSRIQAAKKGIGEIAFPIIISTATTVAAFVPLGLWPGVMGEFMIYFPITLSVVLGSSLFVAIFFNSMLVSQFMETDEKNLTRKQLIRISIILGGFGTLILIFGGPMRGLGSLMIVVAIMFWIYRYFLKRAALYFQRNILSWMERKYTNFLSRALTGWRSVGFVVGTFLLLFIVFGLFGASIGSQRTSVEFFPDNKPNQIVVYIEYPQGTDINKTNAITKEIEQRVYDVLNEGTYMDEGYNYMVESAVSQVGEGAGNPQTDGGSAAEMPHRGKITATLREYKFRRGEDSELLRKKVQESLKGIYPGVAISVEKDMVGPPVGYPINIEIEGEDYDELIQTAEEMRNFINTKNIAGIDELKIDVNKGKPAMQVYVDREKAGELGVAAGQVATQLRRSLFGEKAGVYKKDGEDYDIYVRFNEDIKYNKSALFNQNIIFRDQATGQIKEIPVSAVTSEKNTSSFSAIKHRDAKRVVTVYSALQAGYTDAGAIVSQIQAEMANYKNLPENVKIDYTGQIEEQNKQMAFLMGAFFSGLGLIMLILIFQFSSISKPTIIMIAIFLSFIGVFGGILITGASFVIMMTMMGIISLAGIVVNNGVVLLDYTQLLIDRRMVELEMEDDELLSKDEVKGIIIKGGRARLRPVLLTAITTVLGLIPLAIGFNLDFFSLFAEGDPKIYVGGDNVIFWGPLAWAVIYGLIIATFLTLIIVPVLFYIVHKIKLKWRNFRSKNKKVELQSKIESAA